In a genomic window of Euwallacea fornicatus isolate EFF26 unplaced genomic scaffold, ASM4011564v1 scaffold_127, whole genome shotgun sequence:
- the LOC136350153 gene encoding uncharacterized protein, giving the protein MVPCETQLLNSLQASANCQQIDVTITRAIANRIDSSDRWVLIIPTEKTIKLKCNGQEEYKRISESFLLTVPEECRAEGEDIVINNDRSTTTTNEPITFPRLDDQPPNLPHLDLNFHLQEVKLDELYRLKSEIQEDNPELFITVMEDSMAKLVRKRASAKARITTFGNYVKSLEKAKAKNELTELDLAELEQRIHRIEEALSDFNIAQSSIEELANGEDLENVFKERDAVEFRFYQASAAAHCLIDRCVKKPLNEGAPSIHSTEHSSDREAKGKVKVPSLQLPKFDGSYDKWAMFHDHFEKVIHLNDPSRRSKRLDISAKNYEEAWDLLKRQYEDKPFMIHKHVDGILDSPKIVKCNHPALNSLYRNVSGHLRALKALGQPVETWNSLLIEIVLRKLESLTKAEWEKERVDSNDPPENDDLLDFLQKQCKLLARKAADSEKPAQVNAHGLSSGKPSSKRTTFSHAATQGSVCPLCNEHHLLYVCPALLQMPVQARINKMKELHRCLNCFRPGHSSYECKSSYKCKRCKKSHNTLLHLSKIASAERDNPISEAPVQTALPVSVNLCRTDSSVTRILPTAVVQVQSPSGAFQDCVTLLDSDSQSNFLSKVACEKLQLPVIPTNIRVIGIYQCKSNVSEITQACIQSKHTSFKSSLTFFVSERITSNIPAEPKDLKGFDLPKNIRLADPNFHKPKPIDMIIGVDLFWDLFCKESQKYPYLHNTKLGDVISGRFPSINPVGNSTLCNLATISNPRDTNLNLVLKIFFEIEECPQFLALSSEERACEKIFSETIRKDENGRFIVIIPFKGSLDSLGESFEQAERRFFAMERKFARNPALKDIYVKFMQDYLNFGHMTKVVDEVQPPKHVYYLPHHGVLKKDSLTTKLRVVFDGSAVTSTGISINDIHMTGPTIQPELFSAMLRFRIYPYVVGADVSMMYRQILVEPQQRSLQRILWRANPTQPVERLYIQTQDRNLKKSLNSLNKNIKTMIYQYRHDKWLEACEDIERDRELYSDEEKADAFARYFQQSFRTTHNIKFDENNWITVNNWYDNYFDNSTNHKHIYVPITDKEYEDTLQQLKNTAPGKDNIQNKILQNLTPNTQTQILGKLNECLKNRAIPYTG; this is encoded by the exons ATGGTTCCATGCGAAACACAATTGTTAAATTCATTGCAAGCCAGTGCAAATTGCCAACAAATCGATGTCACCATTACTCGGGCAATAGCTAATCGGATAGATTCGTCAGACAGATGGGTCCTGATAATTCCGACAGAAAAGACTATCAAGTTAAAGTGTAATGGTCAAGAAGAATACAAAAGGATATCAGAAAGCTTTCTCCTAACCGTACCCGAAGAATGCCGAGCTGAAGGAGAAGATATAGTAATCAATAACGATCGCTCAACAACCACCACGAACGAGCCAATAACGTTCCCCAGGCTAGATGATCAACCACCAAATCTCCCGCACTTGGACTTGAACTTCCACCTTCAAGAAGTGAAACTCGATGAACTCTATAGacttaaaagtgaaattcaagaagataACCCTGAATTATT CATTACCGTAATGGAAGATAGCATGGCAAAATTAGTGCGCAAGCGCGCTTCTGCCAAGGCGCGTATTACGACTTTCGGGAACTATGTTAAGAGTCTTGAGAAAGCCAAGGCCAAGAACGAGTTGACCGAACTAGACCTTGCTGAGTTAGAACAACGCATTCATAGAATCGAAGAAGCCCTTTCAGATTTTAATATTGCTCAGAGTTCCATAGAGGAGCTGGCTAATGGGGAAGACTTAGAAAACGTATTCAAAGAACGGGACGCCGTAGAATTCCGTTTCTATCAGGCATCCGCAGCCGCGCACTGTCTCATCGACAGATGCgttaaaaaaccattaaacgaAGGCGCTCCTTCGATTCATAGCACTGAGCATAGCTCTGATCGCGAAGCAAAAGGCAAGGTCAAGGTTCCGAGTCTGCAGCTCCCCAAATTCGATGGGTCCTATGACAAATGGGCCATGTTCCATGACCATTTCGAAAAGGTTATCCATTTGAATGACCCATCGAGGCGATCGAAAA GGTTAGACATATCCGCGAAAAATTATGAGGAGGCTTGGGATTTGCTCAAAAGGCAATACGAGGACAAGCCTTTCATGATCCACAAGCATGTTGACGGAATTTTAGACTccccaaaaattgtaaaatgtaatCATCCCGCTTTGAACTCCCTTTATCGAAACGTAAGCGGTCATTTGCGTGCTTTAAAAGCTCTCGGTCAACCAGTCGAAACTTGGAACAGCCTTCTTATCGAAATCGTTCTTCGAAAACTCGAATCCTTAACCAAGGCAGAGTGGGAAAAAGAGCGTGTCGACTCAAACGACCCACCCGAGAATGACGACTTGCTCGATTTCCTCCAAAAGCAATGCAAACTTCTAGCCCGCAAAGCCGCGGACTCCGAGAAGCCCGCGCAGGTAAATGCCCATGGCTTATCCTCGGGCAAGCCTTCTTCCAAAAGGACAACATTTTCTCATGCCGCCACGCAAGGTTCGGTGTGTCCCCTGTGCAATGAACATCACTTACTGTATGTGTGTCCAGCGCTTTTGCAAATGCCCGTCCAAGCTCgcatcaataaaatgaaagaaCTACATCGATGTTTAAATTGTTTCCGTCCTGGGCATTCTTCCTATGAATGCAAATCCTCATATAAGTGCAAAAGGTGCAAAAAATCCCATAACACGTTGCTTCATCTCTCTAAGATCGCCTCCGCGGAGCGTGATAATCCAATATCTGAAGCGCCTGTCCAAACAGCTCTCCCTGTGAGCGTCAATCTTTGCCGAACTGATTCTAGTGTCACTCGTATCTTGCCAACCGCGGTCGTCCAGGTGCAATCCCCTTCAGGTGCCTTCCAAGATTGCGTAACCTTATTGGATTCCGATTCGCAGTCGAATTTTCTGTCGAAAGTCGCGTGTGAGAAATTACAATTGCCCGTGATCCCCACTAATATTCGGGTCATCGGTATATATCAATGCAAGTCCAATGTCTCCGAAATAACCCAAGCTTGCATTCAGTCCAAACACACCAGCTTCAAGTCAAGCTTGACATTCTTTGTGTCCGAAAGGATCACTAGTAATATCCCAGCCGAACCCAAGGATCTGAAAGGTTTTGACCTCCCCAAAAACATTCGGCTCGCCGATCCCAACTTTCATAAGCCCAAACCAATCGATATGATTATCGGCGTTGATTTGTTTTGGGACCTATTTTGCAAGGAATCCCAAAAATATCCGTACTTGCATAACACAAAATTGGGTGATGTTATCTCCGGAAGGTTTCCATCCATAAATCCAGTAGGGAATTCTACCCTTTGCAACCTTGCTACAATTTCCAACCCAAGGGACACCAACTTGAATCttgttctaaaaatttttttcgaaattgagGAATGTCCCCAATTCCTAGCCCTTTCCAGCGAAGAGCGTGCgtgcgaaaaaatattttcggaaaCCATCCGAAAGGATGAAAATGGTCGGTTCATTGTTATAATCCCGTTCAAAGGGTCTCTAGATTCCCTAGGAGAATCCTTTGAACAAGCCGAACGACGATTTTTCGCCATGGAAAGAAAATTCGCACGCAATCCCGCGTTAAAGGACATCTACGTAAAATTCATGCAAGACTATCTCAATTTTGGTCACATGACCAAAGTGGTCGATGAAGTTCAACCTCCGAAGCACGTTTACTATTTGCCTCATCATGGGGTCCTGAAAAAGGACAGCCTGACTACCAAACTCCGCGTAGTCTTTGATGGATCCGCTGTTACATCTACTGGCATTTCTATTAATGATATACACATGACTGGGCCAACGATTCAGCCAGAACTATTTTCCGCAATGCTGAGGTTTAGAATTTACCCCTATGTGGTGGGAGCTGATGTTTCCATGATGTATCGACAGATCCTCGTTGAACCTCAGCAGCGTTCGCTCCAAAGAATCCTTTGGAGAGCGAATCCAACCCAGCCAGTTGAAAG ACTGTACATACAAACACAAGACAGAAACcttaaaaaatcacttaacTCCCTGAATAAGAACATAAAAACTATGATATACCAATACCGACATGACAAATGGCTGGAGGCTTGCGAAGACATTGAAAGAGACAGAG AACTTTACTCGGACGAAGAAAAAGCTGACGCCTTTGCTCGATACTTTCAGCAGTCCTTTAGGACCACccataatattaaatttgacgaGAACAACTGGATAACTGTAAACAACTGGTATGACAACTACTTTGATAACAGCACAAATCACAAACACATATATGTACCAATTACCGACAAAGAATACGAAGACACACTACAACAACTGAAGAACACTGCACCAGGAAAAGACAACatacaaaacaaaatcttACAAAACCTAACACCTAACACGCAAACGCAAATTCTTGGAAAACTTAATGAATGTCTTAAAAACAGAGCAAtcccatatacagggtga